In Myxococcus virescens, a single genomic region encodes these proteins:
- the tmk gene encoding dTMP kinase, which translates to MFIDFEGIDGSGKTTLSNLLAAKLKRLGYRVAHAREGGELQAPAARRIRELTRDSRLLEMSPRTEFFLNLARDAQQLDEVVAPALSRGEVCITDRYLYSQLALSGGGRGLPMDELRPACELASQGLWPDLVILVDVDPDLARLRKRLGKLQSKRVNDGDSRKGLVGAGLAVRVRESFLEMARKDPQRWIILENNDVPLRVLEQRLVDAVVARLEGREQQVQRIVPAPARPRHASPTTLENLEERFFQTLDTVEQREPALAVWMLSGIPGLAAHQQRLAFAERFPGLTARGMVGLADVPAMELREVLADLAPAEVAFSLTGRMDSRAAMLRQRLYAQAPTEVLASLKNDGSTPAWALRERAMRDGRLTDVLAGLAGQDCEESWLVREAGMQRKLFSEVASSLTGVPGARADALREVLLPHDRLAVLRSTQGLDTPVARGLREALAGKALKLVLRSLTGLDTEEAWALRERGAPQTKEALDSVDGMDASRAWKLRVDHLGRWPTTALSSLKGLPMGPHAQALIERVLAEQPDRLPVLRNAYAVAATARALAQQPARTVRVDTSPRMEA; encoded by the coding sequence GTGTTCATCGACTTCGAGGGAATTGACGGAAGCGGCAAGACGACGCTCTCCAACCTGCTGGCCGCGAAGCTGAAGCGGCTGGGCTACCGGGTGGCGCATGCGCGGGAGGGCGGCGAGCTGCAGGCGCCCGCGGCGCGGCGCATCCGGGAGCTGACGCGAGACTCCCGGCTGCTGGAGATGTCTCCACGCACGGAGTTCTTTCTCAACCTGGCGCGGGACGCCCAACAACTGGATGAGGTGGTGGCGCCCGCGCTGTCCCGGGGCGAGGTGTGCATCACCGACCGCTACCTGTACTCACAACTGGCACTCAGCGGTGGAGGCCGCGGGCTGCCCATGGACGAGCTGCGCCCCGCGTGCGAGCTGGCCTCGCAGGGCCTGTGGCCGGACCTGGTCATCCTGGTGGACGTGGATCCGGACCTCGCCCGGCTGCGCAAGCGCCTGGGCAAGCTCCAGAGCAAGCGCGTCAATGATGGGGACAGCCGGAAGGGACTGGTGGGCGCGGGCCTGGCGGTGCGCGTGCGCGAGTCCTTCCTGGAGATGGCGCGGAAGGATCCGCAGCGGTGGATCATCCTGGAGAACAACGACGTCCCTCTGCGCGTGCTGGAGCAGCGGCTGGTGGACGCCGTCGTCGCCCGGCTGGAGGGTCGCGAGCAGCAAGTGCAGCGCATCGTCCCGGCGCCGGCCCGGCCGCGGCATGCCAGCCCCACGACGCTCGAGAACCTGGAAGAGCGCTTCTTCCAGACGCTGGACACCGTGGAGCAGCGCGAACCGGCGCTCGCGGTGTGGATGTTGAGCGGAATCCCGGGCCTGGCCGCGCACCAGCAGCGCCTGGCCTTCGCGGAGCGCTTCCCGGGCCTCACCGCGCGCGGCATGGTGGGCCTGGCCGACGTACCGGCCATGGAGCTACGCGAGGTGCTGGCGGACCTGGCGCCCGCGGAGGTGGCCTTCAGCCTCACGGGCCGCATGGACTCGCGCGCGGCCATGTTGCGGCAGCGGCTGTACGCGCAGGCCCCCACGGAGGTGCTGGCGAGCCTCAAGAACGATGGCTCAACCCCGGCGTGGGCCCTGCGCGAGCGCGCCATGCGGGACGGGCGGCTGACCGACGTGCTCGCGGGGCTCGCCGGCCAGGACTGCGAGGAGTCCTGGTTGGTGCGCGAGGCGGGCATGCAGCGAAAGCTGTTCTCGGAGGTCGCGAGCAGCCTCACCGGTGTCCCGGGGGCGCGGGCGGATGCGCTGCGCGAAGTCCTGCTGCCGCATGACCGGCTGGCGGTGCTGCGCAGCACCCAGGGCCTGGACACACCGGTGGCCCGAGGCCTGCGAGAGGCCCTGGCGGGCAAGGCGCTGAAGCTGGTGCTCCGCTCGCTGACGGGGCTGGACACCGAGGAAGCCTGGGCGCTGCGCGAGCGCGGCGCGCCGCAGACGAAGGAGGCGCTGGATTCGGTGGACGGCATGGATGCCTCGCGGGCCTGGAAGCTGCGTGTAGACCATCTGGGCCGGTGGCCCACCACCGCGCTGTCCTCCCTGAAGGGACTGCCCATGGGGCCGCACGCGCAGGCGCTCATCGAGCGCGTGCTGGCGGAACAGCCAGACCGGCTGCCGGTGCTGCGCAACGCCTACGCCGTGGCCGCGACCGCACGGGCGCTCGCGCAGCAGCCCGCGCGCACGGTCCGCGTGGATACCTCTCCCCGAATGGAAGCCTAG
- a CDS encoding DUF4956 domain-containing protein: protein MDASFSALFEGAKAELNALSVTAILPRMLAAALIGTLLSLRPWRLLMKRALPKADMIQAQVLLCAAAAVITAVIGDSLAKAFGLVGLGGFVRFRSGLKDPRDAAILFLMIGLGMACGHGSLGLASVGTVFVMALLFVLDCFNREEAPATAKQRLVLSAQSDDLVGAEATLRRVLGERNVMVKSCALDFDGRRLELEVEEPEPGSLAAALGSTEGAALRGLRWTAVNSRSTREERV from the coding sequence ATGGACGCATCATTCTCAGCCCTGTTCGAGGGCGCGAAAGCAGAGCTCAACGCGCTGTCCGTCACCGCGATTCTGCCGCGGATGCTGGCCGCGGCGCTCATTGGCACCCTGCTGTCGCTGCGGCCCTGGCGTCTGCTCATGAAGCGGGCGCTGCCCAAGGCGGACATGATTCAGGCACAGGTGCTGCTGTGCGCGGCGGCGGCGGTCATCACCGCCGTCATCGGCGACAGCCTGGCGAAGGCCTTCGGACTGGTGGGCCTGGGCGGCTTCGTTCGGTTCCGCTCGGGACTCAAGGACCCGCGTGACGCAGCCATCCTCTTCCTGATGATTGGCCTGGGCATGGCGTGCGGCCACGGCAGCCTGGGGCTTGCCTCCGTCGGGACGGTGTTCGTGATGGCCCTGCTCTTCGTGCTGGATTGCTTCAACCGCGAGGAGGCGCCCGCCACGGCGAAGCAGCGGCTGGTGCTGTCGGCGCAGTCGGATGACCTGGTGGGCGCGGAGGCCACGCTGCGCCGGGTCCTGGGTGAGCGGAACGTCATGGTGAAGAGCTGCGCGCTCGACTTCGACGGGCGGCGGCTGGAGTTGGAAGTCGAGGAGCCGGAGCCGGGCTCCCTCGCCGCGGCGCTGGGCAGCACGGAGGGGGCGGCCCTGCGAGGCTTGCGGTGGACAGCGGTGAATTCGAGGAGCACACGGGAGGAGCGGGTATGA